One genomic region from Streptomyces sp. NBC_00582 encodes:
- a CDS encoding sensor histidine kinase, with translation MNTDTKSGRRGSRTREMVLAAVRGLVLALAVWPWTVVVYCLALVSLALIPVGVGLVTTPWVLRAARALADNRRDLAQRWCGMHIPVAYRPLPRTANPAARTYALLRDPATWRDLRWLMADTVAGLVTALLPVVLVLYPVEGLALAAGLWRAVTDGSGGPYWYAFVPVDDWTTAFGAGALAVLLLVVADRYAVSALGVHFRLTRGLLTPSQAELAERVKVLTDTRRDAVDTSAAELRRIERDLHDGAQARLVAMGMDLGTVELLLDKDPEKAKRLLAQARQSSAEALAELRDLVRGIHPPVLAERGLGDAVRALALRLPVATEVVVELPGRVEAPVESAAYFAVSEVLTNAVKHSGADRIWADLHHADGRLRISVTDNGGGGAVIGAGSGLAGVERRLGTFDGVLAVSSPAGGPTMVTMEIPCVLS, from the coding sequence ATGAACACCGACACGAAGAGCGGCCGGCGCGGTTCGCGGACACGGGAGATGGTGCTCGCCGCCGTACGGGGGCTCGTGCTGGCCCTGGCGGTGTGGCCCTGGACGGTGGTGGTCTACTGTCTGGCCCTCGTCTCCCTGGCGCTGATCCCCGTCGGCGTGGGTCTCGTCACCACCCCCTGGGTGCTGAGGGCCGCCCGGGCCCTCGCCGACAACCGGCGTGATCTCGCGCAGCGATGGTGCGGGATGCACATCCCCGTCGCGTACCGGCCGCTCCCGCGGACCGCCAACCCGGCGGCGCGCACCTACGCGCTGCTGCGGGACCCGGCGACCTGGCGGGACCTGCGCTGGCTGATGGCGGACACGGTGGCGGGGCTGGTGACCGCGCTGCTGCCGGTCGTCCTGGTCCTCTACCCGGTGGAGGGGCTCGCCCTGGCGGCGGGGCTGTGGCGGGCGGTGACGGACGGGTCGGGCGGCCCCTACTGGTACGCCTTCGTGCCGGTAGACGACTGGACGACCGCGTTCGGGGCGGGCGCGCTCGCCGTCCTGCTGCTGGTCGTCGCCGACCGGTACGCCGTGAGCGCCCTCGGTGTCCACTTCCGGCTCACCCGCGGTCTCCTCACCCCGAGCCAGGCCGAACTGGCCGAGCGGGTCAAGGTGTTGACGGACACCCGGCGCGACGCCGTGGACACCTCGGCCGCCGAACTGCGGCGCATCGAGCGGGATCTGCACGACGGGGCGCAGGCACGACTGGTGGCCATGGGCATGGACCTCGGCACGGTCGAGCTGCTCCTGGACAAGGATCCCGAGAAGGCCAAGCGGCTTCTGGCGCAGGCCCGGCAGTCGTCCGCCGAGGCCCTCGCCGAACTGCGGGACCTGGTGCGGGGGATCCATCCGCCGGTGCTGGCCGAGCGCGGACTGGGCGACGCCGTACGGGCGTTGGCGCTGCGGCTGCCGGTGGCGACGGAGGTGGTGGTGGAGCTGCCCGGGCGGGTCGAGGCGCCGGTGGAGTCCGCCGCGTACTTCGCGGTCAGCGAGGTCCTCACCAACGCGGTCAAGCACTCCGGCGCCGACCGGATCTGGGCCGACCTGCACCACGCGGACGGCCGGCTGCGGATCTCCGTCACCGACAACGGCGGCGGCGGCGCGGTGATCGGGGCGGGCT
- a CDS encoding winged helix-turn-helix domain-containing protein, with product MATTRSLSTATLPAPVQNAPRHRLRAVGPDEVADVADLLPPGATWLPAPQHSLPDLPGRPAMVGYLVLIPADQQQPFQPVPVTTAAPQTAPGNPLVRIDAVQRTAAVDGRELDLTYLEFELLAHLVAHPNRVHTRDQLVTTVWGYGHVGDGRTVDVHVARLRRKLGVEHRGTIQTVRRVGYKYTPPTGR from the coding sequence ATGGCGACCACCCGTTCCCTCTCCACCGCCACGCTCCCCGCCCCCGTCCAGAACGCGCCCCGGCACCGGCTGCGGGCCGTCGGCCCCGACGAGGTGGCCGATGTGGCGGACCTGCTGCCGCCCGGCGCCACCTGGCTGCCCGCCCCGCAGCACAGCCTGCCCGACCTGCCGGGCCGGCCCGCGATGGTCGGCTATCTGGTGCTGATCCCGGCGGACCAGCAGCAGCCGTTCCAGCCGGTGCCGGTCACGACGGCCGCGCCGCAGACCGCCCCGGGCAACCCTCTCGTGCGCATCGACGCCGTGCAGCGCACCGCCGCGGTCGACGGGCGTGAACTTGACCTCACCTACCTGGAGTTCGAGCTGCTCGCCCATCTCGTGGCGCATCCGAACCGGGTGCACACACGCGACCAGCTCGTCACCACGGTGTGGGGGTACGGCCATGTCGGCGACGGCCGTACGGTCGACGTCCATGTCGCCCGGCTGCGCCGCAAGCTGGGCGTCGAGCACCGCGGCACCATCCAGACCGTGCGCCGCGTCGGCTACAAGTACACCCCGCCGACCGGCCGCTGA
- a CDS encoding NAD-dependent epimerase/dehydratase family protein, with protein MRLLVLGGTEFVGRAVVEAALGRGWDVTVLNRGRHTPAPGVRVLTGDRTAPGGLAALAEGTWDAVVDTWSSAPRPVHEAARLLRGRAGRYVYVSSCSVYTWAPPAGYTEEAPVVEGAAPDADSTDYRRDKRGGELAAVDAFGTQDSVLVRAGLILGPYENVGRLPWWLGRIARGGPVLAPGPRDLPLQYVDARDLAAWILGAVERGLSGPYNLMSPQGHATMGEFLEACVRATGSDARLRWTAPETVLDAGIEPWVQLPVWVPPGTDMHDALHAADVSRAVATGLSCRPVEETVADTWQWLCSIGGTAPHRSDRAVKGLDPAVEARVLAGAGGVPGTTP; from the coding sequence ATGAGACTTCTGGTGCTGGGCGGGACGGAGTTCGTGGGACGGGCCGTCGTGGAGGCGGCCCTCGGGCGCGGCTGGGACGTGACGGTCCTGAACCGGGGGCGGCACACCCCCGCCCCGGGGGTGCGGGTGCTGACCGGCGACCGCACCGCGCCCGGCGGCCTCGCCGCCCTGGCGGAGGGGACGTGGGACGCCGTCGTCGACACGTGGTCGTCGGCGCCCCGCCCGGTGCACGAGGCGGCGCGGCTGCTGCGGGGTCGCGCCGGCCGCTATGTGTACGTGTCGAGCTGCTCCGTCTACACCTGGGCCCCGCCCGCCGGGTACACGGAGGAGGCGCCCGTGGTCGAGGGCGCCGCGCCCGACGCCGACTCGACCGACTACCGCCGCGACAAGCGGGGCGGTGAGCTGGCCGCCGTCGACGCCTTCGGCACGCAGGACTCCGTTCTGGTACGGGCCGGGCTGATCCTCGGCCCGTACGAGAACGTCGGACGGCTGCCCTGGTGGCTGGGCCGGATCGCACGCGGCGGCCCGGTCCTCGCCCCCGGGCCCCGGGACCTCCCCCTGCAGTACGTCGACGCCCGCGACCTCGCCGCGTGGATCCTGGGGGCGGTGGAGCGCGGGCTGAGCGGGCCGTACAACCTGATGAGCCCTCAAGGGCACGCCACCATGGGCGAGTTCCTGGAGGCGTGCGTGCGCGCCACCGGTTCCGACGCCCGACTGCGCTGGACGGCGCCGGAGACCGTCCTCGACGCGGGCATCGAGCCCTGGGTGCAGCTTCCGGTGTGGGTGCCGCCGGGCACCGACATGCACGACGCGCTGCACGCCGCCGACGTCTCGCGGGCGGTGGCGACCGGGCTGTCCTGCCGCCCCGTCGAGGAGACCGTCGCCGACACCTGGCAGTGGCTGTGCTCGATCGGCGGGACGGCGCCGCACCGCTCCGACCGCGCGGTGAAGGGGCTGGATCCGGCGGTGGAGGCACGGGTGCTGGCCGGGGCGGGAGGTGTACCTGGCACCACCCCCTGA